The stretch of DNA GAGATCGGCCCCATGATGACGCACCCGCAGGAGCTGCCTGGTGTGGCGCGAGCGGTATTGGCAGGCGGTCGCTCACGCGCGGCACAGATCAGCGCCCGGCGCGCCCTGAGGGATCAGCTCTTTGCGCACACCGACGGCACGGCCGCCGCCCGGGCGGCGTCCGCGATCATCGATCTGATCACCGGCGACGCGTAGGCACCGCGCAGCCCCTCAGGACAGGAACATCGCCTCGGCTCTGGCGAGGTCGTCCGGGGTGTCGATCTCAGCCCATTTCCTGCCGGTGACATCAACAGCCGTCACGCGGACAGCGCCGGCGTGAATGCAGCGGCCGAGCGCGTCTTCGTAGAAGTGATTGAGTGCGCCCGCCTCGATGTATTCGCGCATGGCCGGCTCGAAGTGCTCGCACCACGTGGACCGAGAAAAGGAGGAGAGATTCACCGTCTTTCGCAGACTCGTTCGATCCTCGCCCGCCATGTGCGCCCCGAGGACAAGGCGCGTGACCTCGCCGTGGGCGGAGACCTCGACCCCCGTGCCGTTCATCTCTCCGGTGTAGGCGGACACAATCAACCGATCGGGCTCGACGAGTGGTTCCAGGACGGCTCGTTCCACGAACAGATCGCTCTCCAGCAGCATGAACGGCGGTGCGATCAGCTCACGGGCGAGCCAGAGCGAGTAGATGTTGTTGGTGGTCCGGTAGTCCGGGTTTTCGACGAAGCGAAACACCAGGCGCCGGTTCATGCGCCGAAGGTGATTGACCAGGACATCGTGAAGATGGCCGGTGACGACCACGAGCTCTTCGACGCCGATCGACTCCAGGATCTCGCACAGGTTATCCACGATCGGAGTCCCGGCAACCTCAGCCAGGCACTTGGGTCTGGAATCCATGCGCCGGCCGAGCCGCCTGCCCGCGCCCGCCGCCAGCAGAACGGCCTGCCTGCACGTCATCGTGGGCGCGGCGCCCACGGACTCGCCGGCGAAATTCACTGAAACTGCAAGCGCATGAGCGCGTCGACGCGCGCCTGGGTGGGCGGGTGGGTGGAGAACAGCGAACTGAACCCCTTGCCCGTCAGCGGCGACACGATGAACATGTGCGCTGTGGCCTGGTTGGCGTCCATCGGAATCTGCTTCGACCCGGCTTCGAGGCGCTTGAGGGCCTGGGCGAGGCCGACGGGCGACCCGGCGATTTGCGCGCCCGTGCGATCGGCCACAAACTCCCGCGACCTGGAGACAGCCATCTGAATCAGTGACGCGGCAATCGGCGCCAGCAGCATGGTGGCGATCAGTGCGATCGGGCTCGGCCCGTTCTCGCGGTCGCGGCCACCGCCGCCAAAAAACATCGCAAACTGCGCCAGCATGGTGATCGCAGCGCCGATTGTGGCCGCCACACTGCTGATCAGGATGTCGCGGTTCTTCACGTGGGCCAGTTCGTGGGCCATGACACCTTCGAGCTCGCTGTCAGACAGAAGCCGCATGATGCCTTCGGTGGCCGCGACGGCCGCGTGCTGCGGATTCCGGCCGGTGGCAAACGCGTTCGGAGACATGTCGGGGATCACGTAGACCTTGGGCATGGGCAGTTCCGCGCGGCGGGCCAGACGGGCGGTCATGTCGTACAACCGGTGCCCGGCCTGCACTTCCTGCGCGCGATACATCTTCAGCACGATCTTGTCGGAAAACCAGTAGCTGCCGATGTTCATCACCACCGCAATGCCAAACGCAATCACCAGGCCGGACTGTCCACCCAGCACCGTACCCACGGTCAGGAACAAGCCACTCAATGCGCCCAGCAACACGACCGTCTTCAAACCACTCATGTGTGCCACTCTCCAAGTTGGTGTAGAGCCTCAATTATGCCACGCGGACCAAACCGGTCCGAATGGCGTCTTGTTATACTGACGACTAATGCGGATGACACGTTTCATCGCCTGGGGTTGCGCGACTGTGTGTGTCGTGGCGGGCGAAGCGCGCATGGGCGCGCAGGTGCCGGTGCCGTTCCCGGGCGCCGGCCGTGGCGCCGCGCCGGTACAGACCGCTCCGGATCTGTCTGCGGGGGTGCCGCTCTATCCAGCCGCGCAGTTCCTTGAGACGTTTGATGCCGGCAAGGGCCAGCAATACCACCTGTATGGCACCGACGCGCCGTTCGGGGAGATCGTGACGTATTACAAGACCACGCTCAAGAACAGTGGCCGCGTGATCTTCCAGGGGCCGCTCATGCACCAGTTCGACCTGGGCCGCTTCCAGGAAGACACGATGGCGTATCCGCCGAGTGTGGTGGTGAAGGACTACACCTGGAACGGGCAGGCGGGCTACCTGCACGTATCAGGCACGACCAGCACCCGTTACAAAACGATCATCCAGATCGTCAAGCCGCCCGAGCGCTGACGCGGTTTTTGTTGGAGGTCGCGGGGGGCTGTCCGGGAACCGGCTTGGAGCCGGGAGCGCAGGACATCCGCCTGCGCCCCCGAAGCCGGCCGGACAACCCAGCCGCGAACACTGTAAGCATCTCCTGGCCGCATGACGTCCGGATGTCGGACCAGGAACACGCCGGTTAAATCAGAATCGCACCTTCACACCCAGCTGCACCTGCCGGGGGTCATATGTGGAGGTGATGGTGCCGAACCCCGCCGCGCTGCGATTGCCATTGGGCGCGCGGAAGTTTGCGCGGTTCATCAGGTTGAACACCTCCAGGCGGAACTCCATCTGGCTCGCCCGCCACGGCATCGTCACATTCTTCGACAGCGCCATGTCGATCTGCCACACGGCGGGTCCTCGCACGTTGTTGCGTGGAGCATTGCCGAACGGCTGGCTGGGGTCGGTGGGAATCACCACCGCGTCCTTGTTGAACCAGTTCGTGATGGACCGCTGGCCTTCAGGCGCCATCGGATCCCCCACCAGGTTCGGCCGATAGATGTTCGCCCCGCGGAAATCCTGCTGGATGCCCGACACCGCGAACGCCGTGCCGGCCGTGTACGTGAACGTCACCGGGTCGCCGGCATACACGCTGTTGATGGCCGCGAGCTGCCATCCACCGAGCAGCACATCCAGAGCCGGCGAGATGCCGCCCAGGAAGCGCCGGCCACGACCCACCGGCACTTCCCACACCAGACTGGTCGTGCTGTTGAACGGCTGGTGATACCCCGAGAGGCCGTAATCGGCGTCCATGTTGTAGAAGTCCTGCGGCGCCGGCGCGTTGCCATTGGCGTTCTCGAGCGACCCCGCGCCATTGTCCTTGCTCTCCGAGAGCGTCAGCGAGCTGAGGAACATCAGGCCACCGCGAGCACGCCATTCCAGCTTGGCCTGAAGGGCCTTGTACGCCGACTTGCCGCCGTTGAACGCGTACGTGATGTCCGCAAACTGCGGAATCGGCCTGCGCGCCTGCAGCGCAATCGTTCCAGCGGCGTTGTTGGGCGTGGCCTGGTTGTAGTTGGCGAACAGCAGCAGGCCGTCAGCCTTGTTGCCGACGTACGCGAGGTCCACCACCACGTTGCGGAACAATTCGCGCTGGACGGACACGTACCAGCTCTGCACGCGACTGGACCGGTAGTCCTCGGGCATGTAGGTAATGTTGGCGGCCAGCGGATTGAACTTGCTGGGGTCGGTCAGGTCGGCCGGGTAACCCTGCTGGGTGGTCCGGAACGTCGGGTCGAGAGGATTGCCCTGCACCACAACCGCGTTGACCACCTGCGGGCCGTTGATGGGCAGAATGTTGGCGCCGCCCGCGCGGTGAAAGTGCACGTAGCTGATGCCGTACCCGCCGCGGAACACCGTTTCAGGTGTGAGGGTGTACGCAAGACCCAGACGAGGCCCGAAGTTGTTCCGGTCGGGATTGATCGTGGACCGGTCCTTCAGGCTGCCGTCGCGGGCCATCACCATCTTCAACCCGGCGGGATCAAAATTCGAGAGCACGTTGTTCTTCTCCCACATCGGCGTGGCGTATTCGTACCTGAGCCCCAGGTTGACGGTCAGGCGGTCGCTGACGCGGATGTCATCCTGGGCGTACAGGAAGTGCATGTTCTGGCGCATGTCCGCCACCAGGATGTTGC from Acidobacteriota bacterium encodes:
- the htpX gene encoding zinc metalloprotease HtpX, with the protein product MSGLKTVVLLGALSGLFLTVGTVLGGQSGLVIAFGIAVVMNIGSYWFSDKIVLKMYRAQEVQAGHRLYDMTARLARRAELPMPKVYVIPDMSPNAFATGRNPQHAAVAATEGIMRLLSDSELEGVMAHELAHVKNRDILISSVAATIGAAITMLAQFAMFFGGGGRDRENGPSPIALIATMLLAPIAASLIQMAVSRSREFVADRTGAQIAGSPVGLAQALKRLEAGSKQIPMDANQATAHMFIVSPLTGKGFSSLFSTHPPTQARVDALMRLQFQ
- a CDS encoding phosphocholine cytidylyltransferase family protein is translated as MNFAGESVGAAPTMTCRQAVLLAAGAGRRLGRRMDSRPKCLAEVAGTPIVDNLCEILESIGVEELVVVTGHLHDVLVNHLRRMNRRLVFRFVENPDYRTTNNIYSLWLARELIAPPFMLLESDLFVERAVLEPLVEPDRLIVSAYTGEMNGTGVEVSAHGEVTRLVLGAHMAGEDRTSLRKTVNLSSFSRSTWCEHFEPAMREYIEAGALNHFYEDALGRCIHAGAVRVTAVDVTGRKWAEIDTPDDLARAEAMFLS